In Halomicrobium zhouii, the sequence AGACCCGGGAGTCGAACCGGTACTCCGCCCCTCGCTCGCGGCCGTCGCGGACGAGGAAGCGCTTGAAGTCGGCGAACTCCAGGACGGCGCCCGGCTGGTCGCGCACGTAGTGCTCGTTGGGCGACTCGAGAACGACCTTGTCGGTGTAATGCATCACGACGTCGTCGGGGATGCCGAACGACGCCATCATCGACGGGAAGGTGCCGGCGGTGGACTTGTTGCTCTGACGCGGGAACTCGTCTTCGGGCTCGGTTTCGAGCACGAGGACGTCGTAGTTCCTCGCCGCCAAATCGCGGGCACACTGGGCGCCGGCCGGCCCGGCCCCGGCTATAACCACGTCAAAGCGATCGCTCATAGCATCAGGTCATGCGTACCCACTAATAGTCTTGCTGAATTTGCCAGGTGACTGCGGTCCAGTGACCGGGTTGTACAGTGCGACGGCGACGCTGTTCTCGAAAGCGTAAAGGCGACACCGGACACAGCACCGGGAAAGCGCGGGGACCGGGGCCCGCGGGGATACATCATGGTCATGAAGACAGGCGCTGGCTGGCTCGCTGACAGCGCGACGTTGCCGACGGCGCTTCGCGCGGTGCTGGGGTACTACGCCGACGCCGGCGTGTTCGACTACGGCAGCCTCTCGCTCAAGCGCGAGATCGACGGGCGCACCGAGCGGATGGTCGAGGACGTGTTCGGACTCGTCGAGGACGCCCTCGCCGAGGAGTTCGACCGCTCCTCGGTGTCCTTCGATTACGACACCAAGCTGATCCTCCCGGCCCAGCTCACCCTGGGATACGTCTACCGGTCGGCCAGGCAGCGAGCGGCCTCCGACCCCGTCACCGACGATGTCGCCACGGGCGTCCCCGAAGTCGACGAGACGGCCCTCGAAGAAGGCCCCTCCCAGACTCTCTCGCCCCGCGAGATGGTCGTCCGGGCCGAGCAGATGACGTACCTCTCCATCGAGGCGCTGGTCGACGGCGACATGCGCGACGCCATCAACGACGACGAGTTCGAGGACTTCTCGGTCGACTTCGAGGCCGACCCCCGTCGCGTCGCCGAGGTCGCTCAGGCGGCGCTCCAGGCCGACCTGGACGCCAAGCTGGAGGGGCTCCCCCCGGTCGTCGAGGAGACCTACTCGCGGGCCGTCGACTACTCGGAGGCCCACCAGGACCGCGACGACGACTTCCGCGAGATGATGAGCGCCGCCGAGGACGGGGACCAGTCGGCGCTGCGGGACGTCCGCGAGCAGTACAAGTTCGCCGACTTCGAGGAACCCCCGGCGCTGTTCGACGAGAGCGAACGCGGCCTGCCGTACCTCAAGACCCAGTACGCCCGCGTCGGCGTGCTCTACGACGGGATGATCGGCCTCTACCGGCTGGCCGGCCTGGACATCGACGACGACTTCGCGAAGGCCATCGTGCTCGCCATCATCGGTGCGCAGGTGTGGCTCGACGACGTCGACGACTACGACGACGACCGACGGAACGGCCAGTTGACGCCCGTCACCGCCGAGTACCTGCTCGCCCCGGACGAGGACGCGGGCTACCGCCGCGTCGTCGACGTCACCGAGCAGTACCTCGACCTGGCAAAGACCTACGCGACGCGGGCGGACTCGCCGCTGACCGGCATCGCCGTGGAGTACATCTACCGCTCCGGCGAGCCAGAAGTGCTGCCCGGGAGTCCGTAACGAACGGGGTCCGGAATTTCGTAGCGAACGGGATCGGAGGGTTCGCGGCCGGTACTCGTTCTCTCGCTGGCGGAGCTCCAATTTTACCCGTGTGTGGCCGTATCCACTAGCATGGAGTGGTACAACGAACCCCCGGACTGGCGCGAAGCGGGCGACAGCCTCGTGGTCCAGGCCGGACCCGAGACGGACTGCTGGCGCGTGACGCTGCACGACTATGTTGCGGACGACGCGCACTTTTACCATCGAGCGGTCGACGGTGACTTCACCGCGACCGTCGAATTCACAGGCGACTACGAGTCCCAGTACGACCAGGCGGGGCTGATGGTCCGCGACAGCGAGGAACGCTGGCTGAAGTGCGGAATCGAGTATGTCGACGGCGCCCAGCAGGCGAGCGCCGTCGTCACCCGGGAGTTCTCCGACTGGTCGGTCGTCCCGCTCGACGACGACCCGGCGTCGGTCTGGATCCGGGTCGAGCGGACCGGCCCCGCTATCGAGGTGTTCTTCTCTCGCGACGGGCGGGAGTTCACG encodes:
- a CDS encoding DUF1349 domain-containing protein, whose translation is MEWYNEPPDWREAGDSLVVQAGPETDCWRVTLHDYVADDAHFYHRAVDGDFTATVEFTGDYESQYDQAGLMVRDSEERWLKCGIEYVDGAQQASAVVTREFSDWSVVPLDDDPASVWIRVERTGPAIEVFFSRDGREFTMIRQAYLTETETLRVGPMAAAPRGDGFETVFENFDVE